Proteins from a genomic interval of Methanofollis formosanus:
- the mmp11 gene encoding methanogenesis marker protein 11 — translation MANDRMGVSEDLVDPYVISYPGIVAVADAGGDRAEVVEFYECIGGAQWVRRHYAQSPLVESARTVGPTTRYLLRTGAVDLGLEGSKFPAGIAGASVEGDEVSVTYLGMGGGGVGASACRARGRGVIRAECDESGGGKLAGSTVWLPRRERVVIGVDDTDTPEAGATWTLVHNIARQIADEASVYLSHTIVQLFPVPERTKNCVACAVEFASTDPDGLIERFAALLKRYTLSDQTGMAAFVGFDPSPLREYGEAVKRGKVSRADLEAVLPHVRVVMDGNGLIGAVGAIPFYTDFEEALALWTGSD, via the coding sequence ATGGCGAACGACCGGATGGGAGTCTCTGAAGATCTGGTAGACCCGTATGTGATCTCGTATCCCGGGATCGTCGCCGTCGCCGATGCCGGCGGCGACCGGGCCGAGGTCGTTGAGTTCTACGAATGTATCGGCGGGGCGCAGTGGGTCCGCCGCCACTATGCGCAGAGCCCGCTCGTCGAGTCGGCACGGACGGTCGGGCCGACGACGCGCTACCTCCTGCGGACCGGTGCGGTCGACCTCGGGCTCGAAGGCTCGAAGTTCCCCGCGGGGATTGCCGGGGCGTCGGTCGAGGGCGACGAGGTCTCGGTCACCTATCTCGGGATGGGCGGCGGTGGCGTCGGTGCCTCAGCCTGCCGGGCGCGGGGCCGCGGCGTGATCCGGGCCGAGTGCGACGAGTCGGGCGGCGGGAAACTGGCCGGATCGACGGTCTGGCTTCCCCGCCGCGAGCGGGTGGTGATCGGGGTGGACGACACCGACACTCCTGAGGCGGGGGCGACCTGGACCCTGGTCCACAACATCGCCCGGCAGATCGCGGACGAGGCCTCGGTCTACCTCTCGCACACCATCGTGCAACTCTTCCCGGTGCCGGAACGGACAAAGAACTGCGTGGCCTGTGCGGTGGAGTTCGCCTCCACTGATCCCGACGGCCTCATCGAGCGGTTCGCGGCATTACTCAAACGCTACACCCTCTCCGACCAGACCGGGATGGCGGCCTTTGTGGGGTTCGACCCCTCGCCCCTCCGTGAGTATGGCGAGGCGGTGAAGCGGGGGAAGGTCTCGCGTGCCGACCTCGAAGCGGTGCTCCCCCACGTCAGGGTCGTGATGGACGGGAACGGGCTCATCGGAGCGGTCGGTGCGATCCCCTTCTACACCGACTTCGAGGAGGCGCTTGCCCTATGGACTGGCTCGGACTGA
- a CDS encoding tRNA(Ile2) 2-agmatinylcytidine synthetase, with protein sequence MIVLTPDEVRERFGPLFAEKFIVMVDEEKGLAEILETCRHRGTIEWDVMNRRRAGGALTAADVQGSSMTMTARLGAYEPHFGAAGQEIGGQALAGVEVEGDEVVTTWAGIAGAGVGVAACLPQAPGVIRAEYPSEEDLHIGGARACRVRIVSPKYEKVSIGIDDTDTKEEGATWVLALQCAEACKVEGAEYLNMRLVQLNPKAPKKTTNCVGSVLNFAVRPGAVDDLLAFVKDYIEEHAVSGDTGIAYYRGIGLPETEYARKIKTELLTREEVEAEATRLGITFIDSAASKGRIGALGAVLWGNRGVEAAGLYGERPDGSL encoded by the coding sequence ATGATCGTGCTGACCCCTGATGAAGTGAGAGAGCGCTTTGGACCGCTCTTTGCAGAGAAATTTATCGTGATGGTGGACGAGGAGAAGGGCCTGGCCGAGATCCTGGAGACCTGCCGGCACCGCGGCACCATCGAGTGGGACGTGATGAACCGTCGGCGTGCCGGCGGGGCGCTGACCGCCGCCGACGTCCAGGGGTCGTCGATGACCATGACCGCCCGTCTGGGCGCGTACGAACCCCACTTCGGGGCGGCCGGGCAGGAGATCGGGGGCCAGGCCCTTGCCGGCGTCGAGGTGGAGGGCGACGAGGTCGTGACCACCTGGGCCGGGATCGCCGGTGCCGGTGTCGGCGTCGCGGCGTGTCTCCCGCAGGCGCCCGGCGTGATCAGGGCCGAGTACCCGAGCGAGGAAGATCTCCACATCGGCGGGGCGCGGGCCTGTCGGGTGCGGATCGTCTCGCCGAAGTACGAGAAGGTGAGCATCGGGATCGACGACACCGATACCAAAGAGGAAGGGGCGACCTGGGTGCTGGCCCTCCAGTGTGCCGAGGCGTGCAAGGTTGAAGGAGCAGAGTACCTTAATATGAGACTGGTTCAGCTCAACCCCAAGGCGCCGAAGAAGACGACTAACTGCGTGGGGTCGGTGCTGAACTTCGCGGTCAGGCCCGGTGCGGTCGACGACCTCCTCGCCTTCGTGAAGGACTATATCGAGGAGCACGCGGTCTCGGGGGACACCGGGATCGCCTACTACCGCGGGATCGGCCTGCCCGAGACCGAGTACGCAAGGAAGATCAAGACCGAACTGCTCACCCGGGAGGAGGTGGAGGCCGAGGCGACGAGGCTCGGGATCACCTTCATCGACTCCGCGGCGAGCAAAGGCCGGATAGGTGCTCTTGGAGCTGTGCTCTGGGGCAACCGCGGCGTGGAGGCGGCTGGTCTCTATGGCGAACGACCGGATGGGAGTCTCTGA
- a CDS encoding Ig-like domain-containing protein, translating to MKKSDIHPPEKNRQRNVSSPVWLILAIFAVVALCVVPAWAENVSASGANVSGIDGDMNGTVLSPLDPESGGDGNVTTSMLPVISWVNVTPASAEMTVGEVRSFSAAAYDPSGAVVPDVVFSWESSDPSVGTVNGTGSFTALTPGSVVIIATVANGTVNGSAAATVTAPLPEVSPTPVDTMEVLSSVRDVFGGVIPAVDDVYLKVANDEGARFNDFGNDTFRIKWTGGGLNAVHISNSSGYMQYGQVTNTHDQSGTFYVTETGGRGYHDEIFLCVAVNGTIPDDFKVHIRADGYQWVPNPIPHAEPAPGTEHYEPVTLDEWFTKDDFIYGPQTWRPAAETRYPVFPGQDLSDTSNTFRLMFVDLNGGILRAHPLRVQYEVENLNTLLAFNVYGYCKNADPGVYNLTSWTNRLTGPYPTEFSGWYVSGVPLPDAATLSISPPSAEVPANGKQRFTARAYDANGDEIKGAQISWSSSDPGVGTIDNKGIFTSVSEGSTIITASTKGASQTASVTVTAPVEKVLTSILLEPSDVVMYADQIENCTFTATGYDQFGDEISPVLVTWSSTVPSVGTIDENGLFTGRGEGTTIVRATNGSVSGNATVVIKSHPDWNINLIGAVNGMLNRSTIIDLSKGGLLSYTDPSGKLWEGVSLSAVIGLVDDQDPATFNTSLASRDYTVTVIGKAAGNDKTIQITSREFLDGDKTFIAGYKVDGFEIPEEPIDGRTYWPLKLTGSGIAHVGKNIEEVTEISLEFPPDIREINITPDIVRIWESGEPLQFSGEAYDPSGAEIPFVPFRWTSSNTSVGAVNQTGYFTIMGPGTTEVRASFAGVESSATVYVYPDDLPPHTWIVDQSGEGDFRTITEAVACARDIDTVLVRDGIYDELFKIEKGITLRSENGPSGTTITNDKRAFMIEVLADNVSISGFTLKQTGSATFASKNAIRITEGDNCTISGNIFSDTQYCIYVYKQHVSNLTLAGNKFNNSKTSVYLNTCDHALVRDNIIENAFDTSISIMGDGRSSGNIVENNTISSIYNRGTGISFLRCRDGRVSNNVIYNGVSKGLYIVDTQNTVVKDNFIDECAESNVNLRNSIKDITFTGNELKGGKIGSFYLNSIKDGDSFNVYMNNISTHPNNPGGYFYCRSSSPLTLNSTEPINYIYNGTTYTNFVGNHYYQTYAGNDTDGDGLGDTPFVAGGVNHYHPLISPIDAYLILTPTTVTVSPAATTLEVAESVNFTAEVFDQRGEAMPGAVPMWSSSNTTRGVVNATTGCFEALSPGEVTVTAGCEGCTASAIVTVVPATKKTETVSFEMPDCTFAENNSGAPSISVNASAASINGSCLALQGDGFTLTVMTTSMEEPAGGRINATYDGMVLETDPLVADLPLPGTVSGSIRANLTGLPAGAGITTTLNQTISDEIISAFQLAASNDGLEVDAVAFTMNIVKTNLTNGKEITNASVRMAVSPAWVRAHGGVGAVRIIRWAEDDTKEVLETRLVGTDPAGNLIFEAYSPNGLSLFGLSAISRPAAEGRSSSSGGDLSDVASFAGSVPAGEARSFSVDRTAIGRVTVKARDAVSDLLVTVEKASLPKDVRMPGSTVYEIEKMTLYRAGPSTIAGLVIEFSVPKTWLDAHGLSGSQIMFLQYTDEGMKNLPVTLQKEDEERVYYSAEADGFSYFAIVAGKIVAAEAPVQAEETPVPTTEVVQTAETSAPPASTTVPKQTPVMEGLAILALGAAVVMRRR from the coding sequence ATGAAAAAATCTGATATTCATCCCCCTGAAAAAAACCGGCAGAGAAATGTTTCCTCGCCGGTGTGGTTGATCCTTGCGATTTTCGCTGTGGTCGCGCTCTGCGTCGTCCCTGCGTGGGCGGAGAACGTTTCCGCCTCCGGCGCGAACGTATCCGGCATCGATGGCGACATGAACGGCACCGTGCTCTCTCCTCTGGATCCAGAGTCCGGAGGAGACGGCAACGTCACGACATCGATGCTGCCTGTGATCTCGTGGGTGAACGTCACGCCGGCATCCGCCGAAATGACAGTGGGCGAGGTGCGGTCGTTTTCGGCGGCGGCATATGATCCTTCGGGTGCGGTCGTTCCCGATGTCGTGTTCAGTTGGGAGAGCAGTGACCCATCGGTCGGTACGGTGAACGGCACCGGATCGTTCACGGCACTCACCCCGGGATCTGTCGTGATCATCGCCACGGTCGCGAACGGCACCGTGAACGGGAGTGCGGCGGCGACGGTGACGGCCCCGTTGCCCGAGGTTTCGCCGACACCGGTGGACACCATGGAGGTGTTGTCCTCTGTTCGTGACGTTTTCGGGGGCGTGATTCCGGCAGTGGACGACGTGTACCTGAAAGTTGCAAACGACGAAGGGGCGAGGTTCAACGATTTCGGCAACGATACATTTCGGATCAAATGGACCGGTGGGGGTCTGAATGCGGTTCACATCTCGAATTCAAGCGGGTATATGCAATATGGACAGGTCACCAACACCCACGACCAGTCAGGAACTTTTTATGTAACGGAGACCGGAGGACGCGGGTATCATGACGAAATATTCCTCTGTGTTGCAGTAAACGGAACGATTCCCGACGATTTCAAGGTACATATTCGGGCTGACGGATACCAGTGGGTACCGAATCCGATCCCTCATGCAGAACCCGCCCCCGGCACAGAACATTACGAACCGGTGACACTTGATGAGTGGTTCACCAAAGATGATTTTATCTATGGTCCGCAGACATGGCGGCCGGCGGCAGAGACCCGGTATCCGGTATTTCCCGGTCAGGACCTGAGTGATACATCAAATACATTCAGGCTGATGTTCGTCGACCTTAATGGCGGCATTCTTCGCGCTCATCCTCTCAGGGTACAGTACGAGGTTGAAAATCTGAACACCCTGCTGGCTTTCAATGTCTATGGTTATTGCAAAAACGCCGACCCTGGCGTATATAATCTCACTTCCTGGACCAATCGACTGACCGGGCCTTATCCAACAGAATTCAGTGGCTGGTACGTATCCGGTGTTCCGCTGCCTGATGCTGCAACGCTCTCGATTTCGCCTCCTTCTGCTGAAGTGCCTGCAAACGGAAAACAGAGGTTCACGGCAAGAGCGTATGATGCAAATGGTGATGAAATCAAAGGGGCACAGATCTCGTGGTCCAGCAGCGACCCTGGTGTTGGGACTATCGATAATAAGGGAATTTTCACTTCAGTCTCCGAAGGCTCGACGATTATTACCGCTTCTACAAAAGGTGCATCCCAGACTGCATCCGTAACAGTAACCGCTCCTGTTGAGAAGGTTCTGACATCCATTCTTTTAGAGCCGTCAGATGTTGTGATGTACGCGGATCAGATTGAGAACTGTACATTCACTGCAACGGGGTATGATCAGTTCGGAGACGAAATCTCTCCGGTGTTGGTTACATGGTCAAGCACGGTTCCGTCCGTCGGAACCATCGATGAAAATGGTTTGTTTACCGGACGTGGAGAAGGAACCACCATTGTCCGGGCAACTAACGGCAGCGTTTCTGGGAATGCTACGGTTGTAATCAAATCACATCCTGACTGGAACATCAACCTGATCGGAGCGGTGAACGGAATGCTGAATCGTTCAACGATCATCGACCTCTCCAAAGGCGGGCTTCTCTCATATACCGACCCCAGCGGAAAGCTGTGGGAGGGAGTCAGCCTCTCTGCAGTCATCGGGCTTGTCGATGATCAGGATCCTGCAACGTTCAATACGTCGCTGGCATCTCGCGACTATACTGTCACCGTCATCGGCAAAGCAGCAGGCAATGATAAGACCATCCAGATTACCAGCCGTGAGTTCCTCGATGGTGATAAGACCTTTATTGCCGGCTATAAAGTGGACGGGTTCGAGATCCCCGAAGAGCCGATTGATGGAAGAACATACTGGCCGCTGAAGTTGACGGGTTCGGGAATTGCGCATGTTGGTAAAAATATCGAAGAGGTCACAGAGATCTCTCTTGAGTTCCCTCCTGATATCAGAGAGATAAACATCACGCCTGATATTGTAAGGATCTGGGAGAGTGGTGAACCTCTCCAGTTCAGTGGGGAGGCGTACGATCCATCCGGGGCTGAGATCCCGTTTGTTCCATTTAGGTGGACGAGCAGCAACACCTCAGTTGGCGCCGTGAACCAAACCGGATACTTCACTATTATGGGCCCGGGCACGACTGAAGTTCGGGCCAGTTTTGCCGGAGTCGAGAGCTCAGCGACAGTCTATGTCTATCCCGACGACCTTCCCCCACATACATGGATCGTCGATCAGAGCGGCGAAGGTGATTTCAGGACAATTACTGAGGCTGTTGCCTGTGCACGAGATATTGACACCGTCCTCGTCAGGGATGGAATCTATGATGAACTGTTTAAGATTGAGAAAGGGATAACACTCAGGTCAGAGAACGGCCCTTCGGGCACAACCATCACGAATGATAAAAGGGCTTTTATGATCGAGGTTCTGGCTGACAATGTTTCAATATCAGGTTTTACCCTAAAACAGACAGGATCTGCAACATTTGCAAGTAAAAATGCAATAAGAATCACGGAAGGCGACAATTGCACGATCTCAGGAAATATTTTTTCAGATACACAGTATTGTATCTACGTCTATAAGCAGCATGTAAGTAATCTGACCCTCGCTGGGAATAAATTCAACAATTCTAAAACATCAGTTTATTTAAATACTTGTGACCATGCTCTTGTCAGGGACAATATTATCGAAAATGCCTTTGATACGTCAATTAGCATTATGGGAGATGGACGATCCTCTGGAAATATTGTGGAGAACAATACAATCTCCTCTATCTACAATAGAGGTACTGGCATTTCCTTTCTGAGGTGTAGAGACGGGAGAGTCTCAAATAATGTAATTTACAATGGTGTGAGCAAGGGACTGTATATTGTTGATACACAAAACACAGTTGTTAAGGACAATTTCATTGACGAATGCGCGGAATCGAATGTTAATTTAAGAAATTCAATAAAAGACATTACGTTCACCGGAAATGAATTAAAAGGCGGTAAAATAGGATCTTTCTATCTCAATAGCATCAAAGATGGTGACTCCTTCAATGTCTATATGAATAACATCAGTACTCATCCTAATAATCCTGGTGGCTATTTTTACTGTAGAAGTTCCTCTCCCCTAACTCTGAACTCCACGGAGCCGATCAATTACATCTACAACGGCACAACATACACCAACTTTGTCGGAAATCATTATTATCAAACCTACGCTGGCAACGACACCGACGGTGACGGCCTCGGCGACACGCCGTTTGTCGCCGGCGGCGTGAATCACTACCACCCCCTCATCTCCCCGATCGACGCCTATCTCATCCTCACCCCCACGACAGTCACCGTCTCCCCGGCCGCCACAACCCTCGAAGTAGCCGAGAGCGTGAACTTCACCGCCGAGGTCTTCGACCAGCGTGGGGAGGCGATGCCTGGCGCGGTGCCGATGTGGTCAAGCAGCAACACGACTCGTGGTGTCGTGAACGCGACCACCGGGTGCTTTGAAGCGCTCTCGCCGGGAGAGGTGACCGTCACCGCCGGGTGCGAGGGGTGCACGGCTTCTGCGATCGTCACGGTGGTCCCCGCGACGAAAAAGACGGAGACGGTCTCCTTCGAGATGCCGGACTGCACCTTCGCTGAGAACAACAGCGGGGCGCCTTCCATCTCGGTCAACGCGAGCGCCGCCAGCATCAACGGCAGCTGCCTCGCCCTGCAGGGCGACGGCTTCACCCTGACGGTCATGACCACGTCGATGGAGGAACCGGCGGGCGGGCGGATCAACGCGACCTATGACGGCATGGTCCTCGAGACCGATCCCCTCGTCGCCGACCTCCCGCTCCCCGGCACGGTCTCGGGCAGCATCCGCGCCAACCTCACCGGCCTCCCGGCCGGGGCGGGGATCACCACTACCCTCAACCAGACCATCTCCGATGAGATCATCTCCGCCTTCCAGCTCGCCGCGAGCAACGACGGCCTGGAGGTGGACGCGGTCGCCTTCACGATGAACATCGTGAAGACGAACCTGACGAACGGGAAGGAGATCACCAACGCCTCTGTCAGGATGGCCGTCAGCCCGGCATGGGTCAGGGCCCACGGCGGCGTCGGTGCGGTCCGGATCATCAGGTGGGCGGAAGACGACACGAAAGAGGTGCTGGAGACCAGGCTGGTCGGCACCGATCCCGCGGGCAACCTGATCTTCGAGGCATATTCCCCCAACGGCCTCTCGCTCTTCGGGCTGTCGGCGATCTCCCGGCCTGCGGCCGAAGGCCGGTCGTCGTCTTCGGGCGGTGATCTCTCGGACGTAGCGTCATTTGCCGGGTCGGTCCCTGCAGGGGAAGCGCGGTCGTTCTCGGTGGACCGCACCGCGATCGGCCGGGTCACGGTGAAGGCCCGCGATGCCGTCTCCGACCTCCTGGTCACTGTGGAGAAGGCGTCTCTCCCCAAGGACGTCAGGATGCCCGGCTCGACGGTCTATGAGATCGAGAAGATGACCCTGTATCGCGCCGGCCCCTCCACGATCGCGGGTCTTGTCATCGAGTTCTCGGTGCCGAAGACCTGGCTGGATGCACACGGCCTATCTGGCAGCCAGATCATGTTCCTGCAGTACACCGACGAGGGAATGAAGAATCTTCCCGTGACGCTCCAGAAGGAGGACGAGGAGAGAGTTTATTACTCGGCCGAAGCCGACGGGTTCTCGTACTTCGCGATCGTCGCGGGGAAGATCGTCGCCGCGGAGGCGCCGGTGCAGGCGGAAGAGACGCCGGTCCCGACGACTGAGGTGGTGCAGACCGCCGAGACCTCCGCGCCCCCGGCAAGCACCACCGTCCCGAAACAGACTCCGGTGATGGAGGGGCTTGCGATCCTCGCCCTCGGGGCGGCGGTCGTGATGAGAAGAAGATAA
- the fhcD gene encoding formylmethanofuran--tetrahydromethanopterin N-formyltransferase, whose amino-acid sequence MEYNGVTIDETYAEAFPTWVSRVIITAVTEEWAYKAAVEATGFATSAIGCPCEAGVEGFVPAEETPDGRPGYAILICAGKKKLKEQVVERLAECVLTAPTTAVFDGLPEAEERIPVKLHFFGDGYEYKKEVGGRQCWAIPIMNGEYVGEEDFGIVKGVAGGNFFIMGENQMAALMAAQAAVDAIASVCGVITSFPGGIVASGSKVGSNKYKFMSASTNEKYCPTLREQVEDSLVPEGVKAIYEIVIDGVDEESVKEAMSAGVKAATRVPGVVFISAGNFGGNLGPFKIELKDLF is encoded by the coding sequence ATGGAGTATAACGGTGTGACCATCGACGAGACGTACGCTGAAGCGTTCCCCACCTGGGTGTCCAGGGTGATCATTACCGCCGTGACCGAGGAGTGGGCTTACAAGGCCGCCGTTGAGGCGACCGGGTTTGCCACCTCGGCGATCGGCTGTCCGTGCGAGGCCGGGGTGGAGGGTTTTGTCCCGGCTGAGGAGACTCCTGACGGCAGACCGGGGTATGCGATCCTCATCTGTGCCGGCAAGAAGAAGCTCAAGGAGCAGGTTGTCGAGCGTCTGGCCGAGTGTGTCCTCACCGCCCCGACGACCGCCGTCTTCGACGGTCTGCCCGAGGCCGAGGAGCGGATCCCGGTGAAGCTCCACTTCTTCGGTGACGGGTACGAGTACAAGAAGGAGGTCGGCGGCCGGCAGTGCTGGGCCATCCCGATCATGAACGGCGAGTACGTCGGTGAGGAGGACTTCGGGATCGTCAAGGGCGTTGCCGGCGGCAACTTCTTCATCATGGGCGAGAACCAGATGGCCGCGCTCATGGCCGCTCAGGCGGCGGTCGACGCGATCGCTTCGGTCTGCGGTGTGATCACCTCATTCCCGGGCGGCATCGTGGCGTCGGGTTCGAAGGTCGGGAGCAACAAGTACAAGTTCATGTCGGCGAGCACCAACGAGAAGTACTGCCCGACGCTGCGCGAGCAGGTCGAGGACTCTCTGGTGCCTGAGGGCGTGAAGGCGATCTACGAGATCGTCATCGACGGTGTCGACGAGGAGTCGGTGAAGGAAGCGATGTCCGCAGGTGTCAAGGCGGCGACCAGGGTGCCGGGCGTCGTCTTCATCAGCGCGGGCAACTTCGGCGGCAACCTCGGGCCCTTCAAGATCGAACTCAAGGACCTCTTCTAA
- a CDS encoding 4Fe-4S binding protein: MAFAVHVNMERCTGCNNCVVACPVDALELNTVDPVTTDKIYKVMNGKATVLDVDHELCAGCGVCVEACPYNVIRLVVGSMQSGSPAPMTAKE, from the coding sequence ATGGCATTTGCAGTGCACGTCAACATGGAACGGTGTACCGGTTGTAACAATTGTGTGGTCGCGTGCCCAGTGGACGCACTGGAGCTCAACACCGTGGATCCTGTCACCACCGACAAGATCTACAAGGTGATGAACGGCAAGGCAACCGTCCTTGACGTTGATCACGAGCTCTGCGCCGGCTGCGGCGTATGCGTTGAGGCATGCCCATACAATGTTATACGGCTGGTCGTTGGATCAATGCAGTCCGGGTCTCCGGCCCCGATGACAGCAAAGGAGTGA
- a CDS encoding 4Fe-4S binding protein: protein MAIFPKFSKTRDGVNIINEQRLLKQVNHLILDTQRCTGCGICSESCPEEAITVSMVGATKRNKGISYAAPVNIDEVKCSYCGVCVVMCPFNSLTLKIDGEESLPIVEREGFPQYDMLAKIDEEKCVRCTVCEDVCPRDAIDRDVPAYEGSVEDGRERQTALTAKTTFEVDTDKCTVCGICGSLCPAITVKRKAFTAETGAVEGDVLWDENLCDACKVCVEACPEEAITVVREVETKKLPGKVNIIEDDCCTCRWCAENCPSEAITVEKIFEGEIEFHAEKCPGGCSTCAEICPAHAIYLPSPAPVAEMKGEKEPNIAVNKDLCILCGACVNACPGEDIIVLKRTGIRMKGKETDLFNKIKAKLFTPRTSKVKEGVTPGEVELKALENA from the coding sequence ATGGCGATCTTTCCGAAATTCTCCAAGACAAGAGATGGTGTGAATATCATCAATGAGCAGCGGCTCCTCAAGCAGGTCAACCACCTCATTCTCGACACCCAGCGGTGTACGGGATGTGGCATCTGCTCTGAGTCATGCCCTGAAGAAGCGATCACGGTCAGCATGGTTGGTGCGACCAAGAGGAACAAGGGTATCAGCTACGCAGCACCCGTGAACATCGACGAGGTCAAGTGTTCATACTGTGGTGTCTGTGTGGTCATGTGCCCCTTCAACTCGCTGACCCTGAAGATCGACGGCGAAGAGTCTCTCCCCATCGTAGAGCGGGAAGGCTTCCCGCAGTACGACATGCTCGCCAAGATCGACGAAGAGAAGTGCGTACGGTGCACCGTCTGCGAGGACGTCTGTCCCCGTGACGCGATCGACCGCGACGTCCCGGCCTACGAAGGCAGCGTCGAGGACGGGCGCGAGCGCCAGACCGCACTGACCGCAAAGACCACCTTCGAGGTCGACACCGACAAGTGTACGGTCTGTGGCATCTGCGGTTCGCTCTGCCCGGCAATCACGGTGAAGCGCAAGGCATTCACCGCCGAGACCGGTGCGGTCGAAGGCGACGTCCTCTGGGACGAGAACCTCTGTGACGCCTGTAAGGTCTGTGTCGAAGCCTGCCCCGAAGAGGCGATCACCGTCGTCCGCGAGGTCGAGACCAAGAAGCTCCCCGGCAAGGTCAACATCATCGAGGATGACTGTTGCACCTGCCGCTGGTGTGCCGAGAACTGCCCGTCCGAGGCGATCACCGTCGAGAAGATCTTCGAGGGCGAGATCGAGTTCCACGCCGAGAAGTGCCCCGGCGGCTGCTCGACCTGTGCCGAGATCTGCCCGGCCCACGCGATCTATCTCCCCTCCCCTGCACCCGTTGCCGAGATGAAGGGCGAGAAGGAGCCGAACATCGCCGTCAACAAGGACCTCTGCATCCTCTGTGGCGCATGTGTCAACGCCTGCCCCGGTGAGGACATCATCGTCCTGAAGCGGACCGGCATCCGTATGAAGGGCAAGGAGACCGACCTGTTCAACAAGATCAAGGCAAAGCTCTTCACCCCGCGGACCTCCAAGGTCAAGGAAGGCGTCACGCCCGGCGAAGTGGAACTCAAGGCCCTTGAAAACGCGTGA